GAAGGTAGGCCTGTACCACTCCGTGATCGACTGGCACCACCCGTCCTACGACAACACGATCTGCCCGGACCTCTGCTACCCCGCCGGACAGGCGGAAATGCTCAAAAAAAAGAACATTCCGCGCGACCACGCCGCCTACCAGAAATACCTGCACGCCCAGGTGAGGGAACTGATGACCAGCTACGCCCCCATAGACATCATGTGGTGGGACTACTCCCAAGGGGCCATGGAAGGGGAAAAGGGCTGGAAGGCCCCGGAACTCATGGAAATGGCACGCTCTCTCAATCCCGGCGTCATCATGAACAACCGCCTGTACGCCTACTCCGGACTGAACCAGAACCAGGCGGGCACCCTGGACCTGCGCTGCGGGGACTACATCACGCCGGAACGCTTCATTCCGCGGCACGGCTATCCGGGCGTGGACTGGGAAACCTGCATGACGGTGAGCGACAAATGGGGCTATAACCGCTATGACACCAATGTCAAATCCCCGGAGGTCATCATCGAAAAACTCGTGGAATGCGTCACGAAAGGCGGCAACCTGCTGCTGAACGTCAACCCGAAGGCGGACGGCACCGTTCCGGAAAAAGTGGCCGCCGCCATGCGCGGCGTGGGACAGTGGCTCAAACTCAATGCGGAAGCCGTGTACGGCACACGCGCCTGGACGGAACTGGACCAGCCCGCTTCCATCAATGAACAGGGGGACATCTTCGTTTTCCTGATCCCCCCGCCGGACAAGGGCCCCGCGGAACCGCCCAGCGAAGGAACCATGAAGGAACTGACGGAAGGCACGGAATACGCCCGCATGCAGCCCCTGGACGCCACCGGATATGAGGACGATGAAGGAGTCTCCGTCACCCTGCCGGCAGGCTATACCAAAGCGGTCCTGCTGGGCGACAATGCCGCCCTGCCCATTGCGGATGGAAAAATCCTGTTCAAAGCCCACGAACACTCCAAATCTCCCTGTTCCGTCATCAAACTGAGCAAATAGCAACCTTTTTCACTCATTCCCTTCATGGAGGAAGACCTTTTTTCCCTGGCAGGCCGCAGGCAGGACGGAACGGAAGAGGAAGCCGTGCGCCGGCGCGCGGAATTTCTGCGCTCGGAGCTGCGCCGCCATAACAGGCTGTATTATGAACAGGCGGAACCGGAAATCTCCGACGCGGAGTACGACGCCCTTTTCCTGGAACTGGAAAAACTGGAACGGGACCATCCCGAACTGGCGGACCCGGATTCCCCCACGCGGCGCGTAGGGGGCGCCCCCCTCCAGGGGTTCAATCAGATCAGGCACGCCGTTCCGATGCTCTCCATTGACGACATCTTCGAACAGCGGGACGCCCTGATTCCGGACGAGGAATTGGTGGAATTCTACAATAAGCTGGTCCGGACGCTGGGAACGGACGCCGTTCCCGTCTCCGTGGAACCCAAGATCGACGGCGTGGCCCTGTCCATCATGTACCGCAACGGGCGCATGAGTTATGCGGCCACGCGCGGGGACGGCGAGGTGGGGGACGACGTAACGGCCAACGTGCGCACCATCCGCACCATTCCCCTGACCCTTCCGGCAAACGCTCCCGCCGTGCTGGAAGTGCGCGGAGAAGTCTTCATGCCCAACGAAGCTTTCGCCAAGCTCAATGAAGAGCGGGACGCGGAAGGTCTGGCCGCCTTCGCCAATCCGCGCAACGCCACCGCAGGAACGCTCAAGCAGCTGGACCCCCGGCAGGTGGCGGCGCGTCCCCTGGCCTTCCTGGCCCACGGGCTGGGCGCTTACGAAGGACCGGAACTCAAGGATGTAAAAGACTTCTGGGACATGCTCCGCCATTGCGGCATTCCCTGCAATGAACCGGTACACTATACGGACACGCTGGAAACCACCCGCCAGGCCGTCCGCGACATCGACAGGGGGCGCCACTCCCTGCCCTACGGCACGGACGGCGCCGTCATCAAAATCCGTTCCATGGCCACGCGGGAAGCGCTGGGGGCCACGGCGCGCGCCCCCCGCTGGGCCGCCGCCTACAAATTCCCCCCGGAACAGAAGGAAACCACCCTGCTGAACATCGTCGTCCAGGTGGGGCGCACGGGCGTGCTCACCCCGGTGGCGGAACTCCGGCCCGTGCTGCTCTCCGGCTCCACGGTGGCGCGGGCCACCCTCCACAACCAGGATGAAATCGACCGCAAGGACGTCCGCATCGGTGACACCGTGCTGGTGGAAAAAGCGGGGGAAATCATCCCCGCCGTACTCAAGGTAAACCTCTCCAGGAGGCCGGAAAACTCAAAGCCGTACAGCATTCTGGAAGCTACGGGCGGCCTCTGTCCCGCCTGCGGCAACCCCATCATGAAAGAGGAAGGGAAAGTAGCATGGCGCTGCACCAACTTCACCTGCCCGGCCCAGGCCGTCACGGGCATCACCCACTTCTGCTCCCGCGCCGCGCTGGATGTGGAAAGCATCGGTTCATCCGTAGCGGAGGCCCTGCGGGGCTCCGGCCTGGCCGCCTCCGCGCTGGACCTTTTCTCCCTGACGCTGGAACAGCTTGCCAACCTCAATCTGGGAACGGCGGAAGAACCGCGCCGCTACGGGGAAAAAAATGCGCAGAAAGCCCTGGACGCCCTGAAAAACGCGCGGGAACTCCCTCTGGAACGCTGGCTCATCGCCTTCGGCATTCCCCAGATCGGGGAAGTGGTCGCCAAGGCGCTGGCGGATACCCACCCGGACCTGGACCATGTGGCGGAATCACCGTACATCCGGGACATCATCCGCCTGGATGAACTGGTGGAATCGGCGCTCAAGGCCAACCCCAACACCCGTGAAAACCGGAAAGCGGTCCGGGAAGGCACGCTCTCCGCAGAAGAAGCGCAACAGCGCTACAAGGAACTGACGGATGAAATAGATGCCCTGACCGGCCCCTATCTGGAAACGGGCTATCTCCGGAAAAACACGGGAAAACTCAGTTACGGCTCGGAAATAGGGGTGGCTGCCGCCAAATCCCTCAACAGCTTCTTCACCTCCGCCGCCGGCCATCATACGCTGGACGTTCTCCACAGGCTGGGAATCAATCCACAGTCCCAGTCATACAGGGCCAACCTTCTGGAAATCCCGGCAGGCATCCTGTCCGGCAAAACCTTTGTCATCACCGGCACGCTCAGCCAGCCGCGGGACCACTTTGAGCGGTTGATCGCCGAACACGGCGGAAAAGCCACAGGGGCCATTTCCAAATCCACCTCCTACCTGCTGGCCGGCAGCGGAGGCGGCTCCAAACGGGAGAAGGCGCTCAAACTCGGCGTTCCGGTCATTTCCGAGGAAGAATTCGGCAAGCTCATCGGCAACTGACAGGAGACCGTACAGTACTCCTTGCCGGATAAACGGTTCTTCCCAAAACGGGGAAACCGGAACCTGCATTTCCTGTATCCCGGTTTCCATCCGATCCGGAAAGCCGCCCCTTCTCCGGAGCTATTGGAACAAACAAAGGGCACGGAACCGGGCATTTCAGAAAGCCCGGATTACCGGCCTTCCAGCCGCTTCTCCGCGAGGAGGCGCCATCCTGCCATCCCTTTTCTTCCGTTCCACACGAAGAAAAAGCGGCCCTCCCGCCGGAAATCTCCGGAATACGGAAAAACGCGGCTTTCCATGAGCTTCTTCCCCTTTTCACTCCTGCCTTTTTCTTCCCCATCCTTCAGACAAAATTAATTCCCGGAGTATGCAAAAAA
This genomic stretch from Akkermansia biwaensis harbors:
- a CDS encoding alpha-L-fucosidase, yielding MNISTIAALALSLGFPAWSQQPVTKIVRENGQPTLALDEGFLRELKQESSIHKADGGTPPAPAGSHAEPWNHVFSPSVPGLPMAADSNHAAVRETAAERNRRMKWWRDAKFGMFIHYGLYSGLAGEWKGKPGGSEWIQKNVEVDTDTYASEALPLFKPREGVTEEWAQLARDAGCRYVVLTSKHHEGFGLFDSAQTDYDAKSQIDRDIVREYAESCRKRGLKVGLYHSVIDWHHPSYDNTICPDLCYPAGQAEMLKKKNIPRDHAAYQKYLHAQVRELMTSYAPIDIMWWDYSQGAMEGEKGWKAPELMEMARSLNPGVIMNNRLYAYSGLNQNQAGTLDLRCGDYITPERFIPRHGYPGVDWETCMTVSDKWGYNRYDTNVKSPEVIIEKLVECVTKGGNLLLNVNPKADGTVPEKVAAAMRGVGQWLKLNAEAVYGTRAWTELDQPASINEQGDIFVFLIPPPDKGPAEPPSEGTMKELTEGTEYARMQPLDATGYEDDEGVSVTLPAGYTKAVLLGDNAALPIADGKILFKAHEHSKSPCSVIKLSK
- the ligA gene encoding NAD-dependent DNA ligase LigA, translated to MEEDLFSLAGRRQDGTEEEAVRRRAEFLRSELRRHNRLYYEQAEPEISDAEYDALFLELEKLERDHPELADPDSPTRRVGGAPLQGFNQIRHAVPMLSIDDIFEQRDALIPDEELVEFYNKLVRTLGTDAVPVSVEPKIDGVALSIMYRNGRMSYAATRGDGEVGDDVTANVRTIRTIPLTLPANAPAVLEVRGEVFMPNEAFAKLNEERDAEGLAAFANPRNATAGTLKQLDPRQVAARPLAFLAHGLGAYEGPELKDVKDFWDMLRHCGIPCNEPVHYTDTLETTRQAVRDIDRGRHSLPYGTDGAVIKIRSMATREALGATARAPRWAAAYKFPPEQKETTLLNIVVQVGRTGVLTPVAELRPVLLSGSTVARATLHNQDEIDRKDVRIGDTVLVEKAGEIIPAVLKVNLSRRPENSKPYSILEATGGLCPACGNPIMKEEGKVAWRCTNFTCPAQAVTGITHFCSRAALDVESIGSSVAEALRGSGLAASALDLFSLTLEQLANLNLGTAEEPRRYGEKNAQKALDALKNARELPLERWLIAFGIPQIGEVVAKALADTHPDLDHVAESPYIRDIIRLDELVESALKANPNTRENRKAVREGTLSAEEAQQRYKELTDEIDALTGPYLETGYLRKNTGKLSYGSEIGVAAAKSLNSFFTSAAGHHTLDVLHRLGINPQSQSYRANLLEIPAGILSGKTFVITGTLSQPRDHFERLIAEHGGKATGAISKSTSYLLAGSGGGSKREKALKLGVPVISEEEFGKLIGN